In one Arthrobacter jinronghuae genomic region, the following are encoded:
- the hutU gene encoding urocanate hydratase, producing MATTSDPSRRIRAPRGTTLTARSWQTEAPLRMLMNNLDPEVAERPEDLVVYGGTGRAARSWEAYDAIIRTLSTLADDETLLVQSGKPVGVFRTHEWAPRVLIANSNLVGDWATWPEFRRLEAEGLLMYGQMTAGSWIYIGTQGILQGTFETFAAVARKLFADENATLAGTLTLTGGCGGMGGAQPLAVTLNAGAVLIVDVDEARLRRRVGKCYLDEVAPDLDTAVARVMAARNEKRALSVGLVGNAAEVFEELLRRQQAGEVAVDIVTDQTSAHDPLSYLPAGIPVDRWQAEAAADPEGFTKQARESMARHVAAMVGFQDAGAEVFDYGNSIRDEARQGGYARAFDFPGFVPAYIRPLFCEGMGPFRWVALSGDPQDIAVTDAAIKELFPENLRLHRWIDAAAQHVEFEGLPARICWLGYGDRAKAGLLFNRLVAEGKVSAPIVIGRDHLDSGSVASPYRETEAMADGSDAIADWPLLNALLNTASGATWVSLHHGGGVGIGRSIHAGQVGVADGTELAARKLETLLTNDPGTGVMRHADAGYSRAADVAAERGIRIPMNE from the coding sequence ATGGCAACTACCTCTGACCCGTCCCGCCGCATCCGGGCACCGCGCGGCACCACGCTCACCGCGCGCAGCTGGCAGACCGAAGCTCCGCTGCGGATGCTGATGAACAATCTGGACCCTGAAGTGGCCGAACGTCCCGAGGACCTGGTGGTCTACGGCGGCACCGGCAGGGCCGCCCGCAGCTGGGAAGCCTACGACGCCATCATCCGGACCCTGTCCACACTGGCCGACGATGAAACGCTGCTGGTGCAGTCGGGCAAACCGGTGGGGGTTTTCCGCACCCACGAATGGGCGCCGCGCGTGCTGATCGCCAACTCCAACCTGGTGGGGGACTGGGCCACCTGGCCCGAGTTCCGCCGGCTGGAAGCGGAGGGCCTGCTGATGTACGGGCAGATGACCGCCGGTTCGTGGATCTACATCGGCACCCAGGGCATTCTGCAGGGCACCTTTGAAACCTTCGCCGCCGTGGCCCGGAAGCTGTTCGCCGACGAAAACGCCACCCTCGCCGGCACCCTGACCCTGACCGGCGGCTGCGGCGGAATGGGCGGCGCGCAACCGCTCGCAGTCACGCTGAACGCGGGAGCGGTCCTGATTGTCGACGTCGACGAGGCGCGCCTGCGCCGACGTGTCGGCAAGTGCTACCTGGACGAGGTGGCACCGGACCTGGACACCGCCGTCGCCCGCGTCATGGCCGCCCGGAACGAAAAACGTGCCCTGTCCGTGGGGCTGGTGGGCAACGCCGCGGAAGTGTTCGAGGAACTGCTGCGCCGGCAGCAGGCCGGGGAGGTCGCGGTGGACATTGTCACCGACCAGACCTCCGCCCACGACCCGCTGAGCTACCTGCCCGCCGGCATCCCCGTGGACCGCTGGCAGGCCGAAGCCGCCGCTGATCCGGAAGGCTTCACCAAGCAGGCCCGCGAATCCATGGCCCGGCACGTTGCCGCCATGGTCGGGTTCCAGGACGCGGGCGCCGAAGTGTTCGACTACGGCAATTCCATCCGCGACGAAGCACGCCAGGGCGGCTATGCCCGCGCCTTCGACTTCCCCGGCTTCGTCCCCGCCTACATCCGTCCGCTGTTCTGCGAGGGAATGGGGCCCTTCCGCTGGGTGGCACTCTCCGGGGATCCGCAGGACATTGCGGTGACCGATGCAGCCATCAAGGAGCTGTTCCCGGAGAACCTGCGCCTGCACCGCTGGATCGACGCCGCTGCCCAACACGTGGAGTTCGAGGGCCTGCCCGCGCGGATCTGCTGGCTGGGCTACGGCGACCGTGCCAAGGCCGGGCTCCTGTTCAACCGGCTCGTCGCCGAGGGCAAGGTGAGCGCGCCCATTGTGATCGGGCGGGACCACCTGGATTCGGGGTCGGTGGCCTCTCCCTACCGGGAGACCGAAGCCATGGCGGACGGATCGGACGCCATCGCGGACTGGCCCCTGCTCAACGCCCTGCTGAACACCGCGTCCGGGGCCACCTGGGTGTCCCTGCACCACGGCGGGGGTGTGGGCATCGGCCGGTCCATCCACGCCGGCCAGGTGGGCGTGGCCGACGGAACCGAGCTGGCCGCCCGTAAACTGGAAACCCTTCTGACCAATGATCCGGGCACCGGGGTTATGCGGCACGCGGACGCCGGGTATTCCCGGGCCGCGGACGTCGCCGCCGAGCGCGGCATCCGCATCCCCATGAACGAATAA
- a CDS encoding allantoate amidohydrolase, with translation MDTVTGLLASIADVGRDPRRGGYSRPVFSTPELTLREWFKAEAQRRGLDVETDRNGILWAWWGQPERGALVTGSHLDSVPGGGAFDGPLGVASALAAVDLLRERGISRNRSLAITVFPEEEGSRFGVACLGSRLLTGEIDADKARNLRDADGTTFADAARANGLDPARLGRDDEALARIGDFVELHVEQGRGLGEDGPAVAVGGSVLGHGRWRISVSGQGNHAGTTAMDDRADPMVAAAQIIVAVQKAAAAVDGARATVGRISPVPGGTNVIASRVDVWLDARHPDDAAALALVETIHGKAQKIAAFEGCTVSLTPESWTGSVTFDAALGRSLELALPGAPVLATGAGHDAGFLAGHVPSGMLFVRNPTGISHSPEEHVEAEDAEAGAVALADALEALL, from the coding sequence ATGGACACTGTTACCGGCCTGCTCGCTTCCATCGCCGACGTCGGACGGGATCCCCGGCGCGGCGGATACTCGCGCCCGGTGTTCTCGACGCCCGAGCTGACGCTCCGCGAGTGGTTCAAAGCGGAGGCACAGCGCCGCGGACTCGATGTGGAGACGGACCGCAACGGCATCCTCTGGGCCTGGTGGGGGCAACCGGAACGCGGGGCACTCGTGACCGGCAGCCACCTGGACTCGGTGCCGGGCGGCGGAGCGTTCGACGGGCCGCTGGGGGTGGCCTCCGCGCTCGCCGCCGTGGACCTGCTGCGCGAGCGGGGAATTAGCCGCAACCGCTCCCTGGCCATCACCGTCTTCCCGGAAGAGGAAGGGTCCCGCTTCGGGGTCGCCTGTCTCGGCTCGCGGCTGCTGACCGGCGAAATTGATGCCGACAAGGCCCGGAACCTGCGCGATGCCGACGGAACCACCTTCGCGGACGCCGCCCGGGCCAACGGACTCGACCCCGCACGGCTGGGACGCGACGACGAGGCGCTGGCCCGGATCGGCGACTTCGTGGAACTGCACGTGGAGCAGGGCCGCGGGCTCGGCGAGGACGGACCGGCCGTTGCCGTGGGCGGATCCGTCCTGGGCCACGGCCGCTGGCGGATCAGTGTCTCCGGGCAGGGCAACCATGCGGGAACCACCGCGATGGATGACCGCGCCGACCCCATGGTTGCCGCCGCGCAGATCATCGTGGCCGTGCAGAAGGCCGCCGCCGCCGTGGACGGCGCCCGGGCGACAGTGGGCCGGATCTCGCCCGTCCCCGGGGGTACCAACGTCATCGCTTCCCGGGTGGACGTCTGGCTCGATGCCCGGCACCCCGACGACGCCGCCGCGCTGGCCCTCGTGGAAACCATCCACGGCAAGGCGCAGAAAATCGCCGCGTTCGAGGGCTGCACCGTGTCCCTGACGCCGGAATCCTGGACCGGTTCGGTGACCTTCGACGCCGCACTGGGCCGCAGCCTGGAACTGGCTCTGCCCGGAGCTCCGGTGCTCGCCACGGGGGCGGGGCACGACGCAGGCTTCCTCGCCGGACACGTGCCTTCCGGAATGCTGTTTGTGCGCAACCCGACCGGGATCTCGCATTCCCCGGAAGAACATGTGGAGGCCGAGGACGCCGAAGCCGGAGCCGTGGCGCTCGCCGACGCGCTGGAGGCGCTGCTGTGA
- a CDS encoding formimidoylglutamate deiminase has translation MKGAAGPSDEDAAVWCEAGWYEGSIRERIRLTVDSAGRVTAAVTGREAEPGDLVLPGVVVPAAANAHSHAFHRILRGRTHTAGDFWSWREQMYSAAGALTPELYEQLATAVFAEMVVSGYASVAEFHYVHHAPDGSAYPNHGMELALARAAVAAGIRLTLLDTCYLSGGFGADGVGTPLDARQQRFGDADADAWLERLASLQAAVGERFDPEQVRVGAALHSVRAVPEAALARIAQRLPAGIPLHIHLSEQPQENADCLAATGLTPTGLLHRHGLLGPRLSVVHATHLTDADIALLGEAGATAVFCPTTEADLADGLGRATDLRNAGVALALGSDQHAVVDPWLEMRALEYGERLRTGRRGALAPSDLHFAASDAGARAQGRTAPGLEPGKACDLMAVDPHSLRTAGSRPDQLAFSATAADVTAVVVGGRLRARNGSHTLLGNPAALLREAIAAVDSAAAPVHEPRLEGTRRP, from the coding sequence GTGAAAGGTGCCGCGGGTCCGTCGGACGAGGATGCTGCCGTCTGGTGTGAAGCCGGGTGGTACGAGGGCAGTATCCGGGAACGAATCCGGCTGACGGTCGACTCCGCCGGCAGGGTCACGGCAGCCGTCACCGGAAGGGAAGCCGAACCCGGGGACCTGGTGCTGCCCGGCGTCGTCGTTCCGGCAGCCGCGAACGCGCACTCGCACGCCTTCCACCGGATACTGCGTGGACGCACCCACACCGCCGGGGACTTCTGGAGCTGGCGCGAGCAGATGTACTCGGCCGCCGGCGCCCTCACACCGGAACTCTACGAGCAGCTGGCGACGGCGGTGTTCGCTGAAATGGTGGTCTCGGGATACGCCAGCGTGGCCGAATTCCACTATGTGCACCACGCCCCCGATGGGTCCGCCTATCCGAACCACGGGATGGAACTGGCCCTGGCCCGAGCCGCGGTTGCCGCCGGCATCCGGCTGACCCTGCTGGACACCTGCTATCTTTCCGGCGGTTTCGGGGCCGATGGAGTAGGCACGCCGCTGGACGCCCGGCAGCAGCGGTTCGGGGACGCCGACGCCGATGCCTGGCTGGAACGGTTAGCTTCGCTGCAGGCGGCGGTCGGGGAGCGGTTTGATCCGGAGCAGGTGAGGGTCGGGGCCGCCCTGCACTCGGTCCGTGCCGTACCGGAAGCTGCGCTGGCACGCATCGCGCAGCGGCTGCCGGCCGGGATTCCGCTGCACATCCACCTGTCCGAACAGCCGCAGGAAAACGCCGACTGCCTCGCTGCGACCGGGCTGACCCCCACCGGGCTGCTGCACCGGCACGGGCTGCTCGGCCCCCGGCTCTCAGTGGTCCACGCGACGCACCTGACCGACGCCGACATCGCCCTGCTGGGAGAGGCCGGAGCCACCGCGGTGTTCTGCCCCACCACGGAAGCCGACCTCGCTGACGGACTGGGCCGCGCCACGGACCTGCGGAACGCCGGAGTTGCCCTGGCGCTGGGCAGCGACCAGCACGCCGTCGTCGATCCGTGGCTGGAAATGCGGGCCCTGGAATACGGAGAGCGGCTGCGGACCGGCAGACGCGGGGCCCTTGCTCCGAGCGATCTGCATTTCGCCGCGTCCGACGCCGGTGCGCGCGCCCAGGGCCGGACCGCACCCGGGCTGGAACCGGGGAAGGCCTGCGACCTCATGGCGGTGGACCCGCATAGCCTGCGTACCGCCGGGTCGCGGCCCGACCAGTTGGCATTCTCCGCCACCGCTGCGGACGTAACCGCCGTCGTCGTCGGCGGTCGGCTGCGCGCCCGGAACGGTTCGCACACTCTCCTCGGAAACCCGGCCGCCCTGCTGCGGGAGGCCATTGCCGCCGTCGACTCTGCTGCCGCACCAGTGCACGAACCCCGCTTGGAAGGAACCCGGCGCCCATGA
- the hutI gene encoding imidazolonepropionase, producing the protein MSSASTLITNIGELSTQDYSADAPVLKNAAVVFEGERISWIGPAGNAPAADEVVDAGGRAGLPGWVDSHTHLVFAGDRSAEFEARMAGQAYEAGGIAVTTEATRAASDYDLTRMLLARAAEAAAGGTTYLETKTGYGLSVEEERRHARIASTVADAVTFLGAHLVPDGADADEYTDLVCNDMLAAVRPYVQWADVFCEKGAFTEEQSRRVLQAARDAGLGLRVHGNQLGPGAGAQLAVEFAAASVDHVNHLSDDDVAALADSWSGWDSGAGVPGTVATCLPACDLSTRAPLAPARQLLDAGVQVALASNCNPGTSFTSSMAFCVATAVLQMGLTVQEAVRAATYGGALALRVHTGADRDGARAVGSLAVGHRADLQLLNAPSAAHLAYRPGMPLTGMVFRAGVQVPVRR; encoded by the coding sequence ATGAGCTCCGCCTCGACACTCATCACCAACATCGGCGAACTTTCCACCCAGGACTATTCAGCGGACGCTCCGGTGCTGAAGAACGCCGCCGTGGTGTTCGAGGGGGAGCGGATCAGCTGGATCGGCCCGGCGGGGAACGCCCCGGCGGCCGATGAGGTAGTCGACGCCGGCGGACGCGCCGGGCTGCCTGGCTGGGTGGACTCGCACACCCACCTGGTGTTTGCCGGGGACCGCAGCGCGGAGTTCGAAGCGCGGATGGCGGGGCAGGCCTACGAAGCAGGCGGGATCGCCGTAACTACGGAAGCCACCCGGGCGGCGTCGGACTATGACCTGACCCGGATGCTCCTGGCCCGGGCCGCCGAGGCCGCAGCGGGTGGGACCACGTACCTGGAAACCAAGACAGGCTACGGGCTGAGCGTGGAGGAGGAACGCCGGCATGCGCGGATCGCCTCGACGGTGGCGGACGCCGTCACGTTCCTGGGCGCGCACCTGGTGCCGGACGGAGCCGACGCCGACGAGTACACGGACCTGGTCTGTAACGACATGCTTGCCGCGGTGCGGCCGTACGTGCAGTGGGCGGATGTCTTCTGCGAAAAGGGCGCGTTCACCGAGGAACAGTCGCGCCGGGTGCTGCAGGCGGCCCGGGATGCCGGCCTGGGGCTGCGGGTGCACGGGAACCAGTTGGGCCCGGGGGCGGGGGCGCAGCTCGCCGTGGAGTTTGCGGCGGCCAGCGTCGACCATGTGAACCACCTGTCCGACGACGACGTCGCCGCGCTCGCGGACAGCTGGTCCGGGTGGGATTCCGGTGCCGGAGTCCCAGGGACCGTCGCGACGTGCCTGCCGGCCTGTGACCTGTCCACCCGGGCACCGCTGGCTCCGGCACGGCAGCTGCTGGACGCCGGGGTGCAGGTGGCCCTGGCCTCCAACTGCAACCCGGGAACGTCTTTCACCAGCTCCATGGCTTTCTGCGTCGCCACTGCCGTGCTGCAGATGGGACTGACCGTGCAGGAAGCCGTCCGGGCCGCCACCTACGGCGGCGCCCTGGCACTGCGGGTGCACACCGGCGCCGACCGGGACGGTGCACGCGCTGTCGGGTCGCTCGCCGTCGGGCACCGCGCCGACCTGCAGCTGCTCAACGCTCCCTCGGCTGCCCATCTGGCGTACCGGCCCGGCATGCCGCTGACCGGGATGGTGTTTCGGGCCGGGGTGCAGGTGCCGGTCCGCCGCTGA
- a CDS encoding CPBP family intramembrane glutamic endopeptidase, translating to MRAAFPSAPAESLDPRARRMLVFEILIVLGLSLGRSGVYAVVELIEKATEAPLGDQTTTLNPVLDDRPYFDLVYQLLGIFFSLLPVALVLFLLTEPGKSAFRRIGFTFARPLRDFGLGVALAAVIGIGTLGVYAAGRALGITTALVPAALDTYWWTLPVLILSAMRHAVLEEVIVVGYLFLRLRQLGWGTPAIILTSALIRASYHLYQGIGPGIGNFLMGLLFGYVYTRTRRVMPLVIAHALVDIAGFVGFALFGSAIGIGD from the coding sequence ATGCGCGCTGCTTTCCCCTCCGCCCCCGCCGAATCCCTGGATCCGCGGGCCCGCCGGATGCTGGTGTTCGAAATCCTGATTGTGCTGGGGCTTTCGCTCGGCAGATCAGGTGTTTACGCCGTCGTCGAACTCATTGAAAAGGCCACCGAAGCGCCGCTGGGCGATCAGACCACCACGCTGAATCCCGTCCTCGATGATCGGCCGTACTTCGACCTGGTGTACCAGCTGCTGGGGATCTTCTTCTCCCTGCTGCCGGTGGCGCTGGTCCTGTTCCTGCTGACCGAACCGGGGAAGTCCGCGTTTCGACGGATCGGGTTCACGTTTGCCCGGCCGCTGAGGGACTTCGGCCTGGGTGTTGCCCTGGCGGCGGTCATCGGTATCGGCACGCTTGGTGTCTACGCCGCAGGGCGGGCTCTGGGCATCACCACCGCACTGGTTCCGGCGGCCCTGGACACCTACTGGTGGACGCTGCCGGTGCTGATCCTCTCGGCCATGCGGCACGCGGTACTGGAGGAAGTCATTGTGGTGGGCTACCTTTTCCTGCGGCTGCGGCAACTGGGCTGGGGGACGCCGGCGATCATCCTTACCAGCGCCCTGATCCGGGCCAGCTACCACCTCTACCAGGGGATCGGCCCCGGCATCGGGAACTTCCTGATGGGCCTGCTCTTCGGCTACGTCTACACCAGGACGCGGCGGGTGATGCCGCTGGTGATCGCGCACGCGCTGGTGGACATTGCCGGGTTTGTCGGGTTTGCGCTGTTTGGGTCGGCCATCGGGATCGGAGACTGA
- a CDS encoding glycoside hydrolase family 2 protein, which yields MTPWGAALDPESVLPEYPRPQLARDSYLNLNGYWQYAITGAHREQPPGDGDWDGRILVPFSPEAPLSGVNRHLQPQQLLWYRRTVTLPEGFAGERILLHFGAVDSSCRVTVNGIPVGGHDGGYVPFSLDITDALAAGPDANSPGGQHEIVVRVRDLSNTGSASRGKQTLDRGGIWYTAQSGIWQTVWLEAVPQASISRLLLVPDLESVTATVLVDDLRSTTDSTDLQAEVTVSAGGHPVADAVVVPGTPVRIPIPDPHLWSPEDPFLYDVTVRLLADGKETDRVRSYTALRTVGTGPDDAGHLRLLLNGRPYFHAGLLDQGYWPDGLYTAPSDEALASDIRAAKDLGFNMLRKHIKIEPLRWYYHADRLGILVWQDLVNGGTAYKHAVVTAPAVGAAHRSDDDYAAFGRADEQGREQFLAELHGTVELLGNSPSIVVWVPFNEGWGQFDANAVAELMRRLDPTRTIDHASGWHDQGGGDLKSVHFYFVPFRLQKSWLAGSRAVVLSEYGGYSLRIPGHTFNDKEFGYRRFRSRRALARAYERLHRRQIEPAVAGGLAATVYTQLTDVEDEVNGLLTYDRRVVKLDAQLVRRINAGLRRAAGG from the coding sequence ATGACCCCGTGGGGCGCAGCCCTGGACCCCGAATCCGTCCTGCCGGAATACCCCCGACCCCAGCTGGCCCGCGACAGCTACCTCAATCTCAACGGCTACTGGCAGTACGCCATCACCGGCGCCCATCGGGAGCAGCCGCCCGGGGACGGGGACTGGGACGGACGCATCCTGGTGCCGTTCTCACCTGAGGCGCCGCTCTCCGGGGTGAACCGGCACCTCCAGCCGCAGCAGCTGCTCTGGTACCGGCGGACGGTGACCCTGCCGGAGGGGTTCGCGGGGGAGCGGATCCTGCTGCACTTCGGCGCGGTGGATTCCAGCTGCCGGGTCACGGTCAACGGTATTCCCGTGGGCGGGCACGACGGCGGCTACGTGCCGTTCTCCCTGGACATCACCGACGCGTTGGCTGCGGGTCCTGACGCCAATTCCCCCGGCGGCCAGCACGAAATCGTAGTCAGGGTCCGGGACCTGAGCAACACAGGTTCCGCCAGCCGCGGCAAGCAGACCCTGGACCGCGGCGGCATCTGGTACACCGCACAGTCCGGGATCTGGCAGACGGTCTGGCTGGAAGCGGTGCCGCAGGCGAGCATTTCCCGCCTGCTCCTCGTGCCGGACCTGGAGTCGGTGACCGCCACCGTGCTGGTCGACGATCTCCGGTCCACCACGGACAGCACCGACCTGCAGGCGGAAGTCACCGTGTCCGCAGGCGGGCACCCGGTGGCGGACGCCGTCGTCGTTCCCGGAACCCCGGTAAGGATCCCGATTCCGGATCCGCACCTCTGGTCCCCGGAGGACCCGTTCCTGTACGACGTCACCGTGCGGCTGCTCGCCGACGGGAAGGAAACCGACCGCGTGCGCAGCTACACGGCGCTGCGGACCGTAGGCACGGGGCCCGACGACGCCGGGCACCTGCGGCTGCTGCTGAACGGGCGGCCGTATTTCCATGCGGGCCTGCTGGACCAGGGGTACTGGCCGGACGGGCTGTACACCGCGCCGTCGGACGAGGCACTGGCCTCCGACATCCGTGCCGCGAAGGACCTGGGCTTCAACATGCTGCGTAAGCACATCAAGATCGAACCGCTGCGCTGGTACTACCATGCCGACCGGCTGGGCATCCTCGTCTGGCAGGACCTCGTGAACGGCGGCACGGCCTATAAGCACGCCGTCGTCACCGCCCCCGCGGTGGGTGCAGCGCACCGGTCCGACGACGACTACGCCGCGTTCGGGCGGGCCGACGAGCAGGGCAGGGAACAGTTCCTGGCCGAACTGCACGGCACGGTGGAGCTGCTGGGCAACAGCCCGTCGATCGTGGTGTGGGTGCCGTTCAATGAAGGATGGGGCCAGTTCGATGCCAACGCCGTCGCCGAGCTGATGCGGCGCCTGGACCCGACCCGGACCATCGACCATGCGAGCGGCTGGCACGATCAGGGCGGCGGAGACCTCAAAAGCGTGCACTTCTACTTTGTGCCGTTCCGGCTGCAGAAGAGCTGGCTGGCCGGGTCCCGTGCCGTGGTGCTGTCCGAGTACGGCGGGTACAGCCTGCGGATCCCCGGGCACACCTTCAACGACAAGGAGTTCGGCTACCGGCGGTTCCGGTCCCGTCGTGCACTGGCCCGGGCGTACGAGCGGCTGCACCGGCGGCAGATTGAACCTGCGGTCGCCGGCGGGCTTGCCGCCACCGTCTACACCCAGCTCACCGACGTCGAGGATGAGGTCAACGGGCTGCTGACCTATGACCGCCGGGTGGTGAAGCTCGATGCCCAACTGGTGCGCCGGATCAATGCGGGGCTTCGCCGGGCCGCTGGGGGCTGA
- a CDS encoding type IV toxin-antitoxin system AbiEi family antitoxin domain-containing protein — protein sequence MDPELIFTADAEAHGTDRRALASNCRSGQLIRLRHGVYMQADEWQGLSPWEQQRVRIRAAVEQGHGQRVLIQQSAAVMWGLPVIGNSAEVLLLAVPPIHGQRRGGLHWVERQLLEPLTALEDVPLTSRAQTVLDMAAYLPFEHAVPAMDHVLRPDPVHGLPPLGKERLRETATNLPSQVKRLRARQVIDFADARSESAGESYSRAVIHRHRFLPPELQQQFNTSAGRFRVDFYWREQRLVGEFDGAVKYGRGDAALAPSWDTLRQEKRREDAIRATGVSFVRWSWDDVSRQPQHPESLVQRLVRAGLPRARRR from the coding sequence ATGGATCCGGAGCTCATTTTCACAGCCGATGCTGAGGCCCACGGTACTGACCGCCGCGCCTTGGCCTCGAACTGCCGGTCTGGTCAGCTGATCCGCCTCCGTCACGGCGTCTACATGCAGGCGGATGAGTGGCAGGGTCTTTCTCCCTGGGAACAGCAACGGGTGCGGATCCGGGCAGCCGTGGAACAGGGGCACGGTCAGCGCGTCCTTATCCAACAATCTGCTGCCGTCATGTGGGGGCTGCCCGTCATTGGAAACTCTGCTGAGGTTCTGCTGTTGGCCGTACCTCCCATTCATGGCCAGCGCCGAGGCGGGCTCCACTGGGTTGAGCGGCAGCTGTTGGAACCGCTCACTGCGTTGGAAGATGTGCCCCTGACATCCCGGGCGCAGACCGTTCTGGACATGGCTGCCTATCTCCCTTTCGAGCACGCGGTACCCGCCATGGACCACGTGCTGCGGCCGGATCCTGTTCATGGTTTGCCTCCTCTGGGAAAGGAACGCCTGCGGGAAACAGCCACCAACCTGCCCAGTCAGGTAAAGCGGCTGCGGGCCCGACAGGTAATCGACTTCGCCGATGCACGCTCCGAGTCGGCCGGCGAATCCTATTCCAGAGCCGTCATTCACAGGCACCGCTTCCTTCCGCCCGAGCTCCAGCAACAATTCAACACCTCCGCCGGCCGTTTCCGGGTCGACTTTTACTGGCGAGAGCAGAGGCTCGTTGGGGAGTTTGACGGCGCGGTGAAATACGGCCGGGGCGATGCGGCCCTTGCCCCTTCGTGGGACACACTGCGTCAGGAGAAACGGCGCGAAGATGCCATCCGTGCAACAGGGGTCAGTTTTGTTCGCTGGTCCTGGGACGACGTCTCCAGACAGCCCCAGCACCCGGAATCCCTCGTGCAGCGCCTGGTCCGCGCAGGGCTTCCCCGCGCCCGACGCCGCTGA
- a CDS encoding VOC family protein, with the protein MRLDHVSYACESDGLLATTERIAAALGADYVKGGVHPRFGTRNMILPLANNQYVEVVEVLNHPASDKAPFGQAVRQRSECGGGWMGWCVAVDDLSPFEERLGRASVPGNRKFPDGQELTWRQIGINGLIADPQVPYLLRWDDGTDELHPSNAIPGMPGSVKLKSLTIAGSAARVTDWLGHPVEKPLENVDVTWIAPAGTPGIMSVTFDTANGPVEI; encoded by the coding sequence ATGCGCTTGGACCATGTTTCTTATGCCTGTGAATCCGACGGTCTTTTGGCCACCACCGAGAGGATTGCTGCTGCTCTCGGCGCCGATTACGTGAAGGGTGGCGTCCACCCCCGATTCGGTACCCGCAATATGATCCTGCCCCTGGCCAACAACCAGTACGTCGAGGTGGTGGAGGTCCTGAACCACCCGGCGTCGGACAAAGCTCCGTTCGGCCAGGCCGTACGCCAGCGCTCCGAATGCGGCGGCGGCTGGATGGGCTGGTGCGTTGCCGTTGACGATCTCTCCCCCTTCGAGGAACGCCTCGGCCGGGCCTCCGTGCCGGGCAACCGCAAGTTCCCCGACGGCCAGGAGCTGACCTGGCGGCAGATCGGCATCAACGGATTGATTGCCGATCCGCAGGTGCCCTACCTGCTCCGCTGGGACGACGGCACCGACGAGCTGCACCCCTCCAACGCCATTCCGGGGATGCCCGGTTCGGTGAAGCTGAAGTCCCTGACCATTGCCGGCTCCGCTGCACGCGTCACCGACTGGCTGGGCCACCCCGTGGAGAAGCCGCTGGAGAACGTGGACGTCACGTGGATTGCCCCGGCCGGCACACCGGGCATCATGTCCGTCACCTTCGACACCGCGAACGGTCCTGTAGAGATCTAG